A single region of the Pseudorhodoplanes sp. genome encodes:
- a CDS encoding CAP domain-containing protein has translation MNASAIITGAVFVLVLDGFAHSSAGVTSCRVVQSLAQEHAQDMARRERLDHAGFAKRAARGARAENVAMGYSSKLKTLAQWQASPRHAANMRLPGCKGLAHAVSRNGTYYWVLIIGR, from the coding sequence GTGAATGCAAGTGCGATCATTACAGGTGCCGTCTTCGTGCTTGTTCTCGATGGCTTTGCGCATTCGAGTGCCGGCGTCACATCATGTCGCGTCGTGCAAAGTCTGGCACAGGAGCACGCACAAGATATGGCGCGCCGCGAAAGGCTTGATCACGCCGGGTTTGCAAAGCGCGCTGCGCGAGGCGCAAGAGCCGAGAACGTTGCGATGGGATATTCGAGCAAGTTGAAAACGCTGGCGCAATGGCAAGCCTCACCTCGCCATGCGGCGAACATGCGGTTGCCCGGCTGCAAGGGGTTGGCGCACGCCGTATCACGAAATGGCACGTATTATTGGGTATTGATCATTGGCAGATAG
- a CDS encoding FAD:protein FMN transferase codes for MMRHFSRRRFICIAAAAAGLELMPLRPGARAQTPVATWRGVALGAVATMQIHHPDRAVAEHLVETSIHEVRRLERIFSLYRDDSHLFALNRRGVLEAPPPELVELLGESRRYAEATGGAFDPTVQSLWALYADHFSRPDADPGGPPARAIETALGKVGIAKVLLSPDRIAFLRQGMALSLNGIAQGYITDRVVALLRGNGIDHSLVNMGESRALGARPDERPWQVGIADPDQPDRIGETLAIVDQAVATSGGYGFRFDAQGRFSHLFDPKTGLSPSLYRSVTVIAPRATAADALSTAFSNMPPEDIETTLKAIGGTSVHLTTAEGHRMTLKT; via the coding sequence ATGATGCGGCATTTTTCGCGTCGGCGATTCATCTGCATTGCGGCCGCGGCGGCAGGCCTCGAGCTCATGCCGCTCCGGCCGGGCGCACGCGCGCAAACACCTGTGGCGACCTGGCGGGGCGTGGCGCTGGGCGCGGTCGCCACCATGCAGATCCATCATCCGGATCGCGCCGTCGCCGAGCATCTCGTCGAGACCTCCATCCACGAGGTGCGCCGTCTGGAGCGCATCTTCAGCCTGTATCGCGATGATTCTCATCTGTTTGCTCTCAATCGTCGTGGCGTTCTCGAGGCGCCGCCGCCGGAACTGGTCGAGCTGCTCGGTGAAAGCCGGCGTTACGCGGAGGCGACCGGCGGCGCGTTCGACCCGACCGTGCAGTCCCTCTGGGCGCTCTATGCCGACCACTTCTCGCGACCGGATGCCGATCCCGGCGGACCGCCTGCGCGCGCAATCGAGACAGCGCTTGGCAAGGTTGGAATCGCGAAGGTGCTGCTTAGTCCGGACCGGATTGCATTCTTGCGCCAGGGCATGGCGTTGAGCTTGAACGGAATCGCGCAGGGCTACATCACCGACCGTGTCGTCGCCCTTCTTCGCGGCAACGGGATCGACCACAGCCTGGTCAATATGGGCGAGAGCCGCGCGCTCGGCGCACGCCCCGACGAACGGCCCTGGCAGGTCGGCATCGCCGATCCGGACCAGCCGGACCGCATCGGCGAGACTCTCGCGATTGTCGATCAGGCCGTCGCGACATCGGGCGGTTATGGATTCCGCTTCGATGCGCAGGGCCGCTTCAGCCATCTGTTCGATCCGAAGACCGGGCTGTCGCCGAGCCTTTACCGCAGCGTCACGGTCATCGCGCCGCGCGCGACCGCCGCGGATGCGCTCTCGACGGCATTCAGCAACATGCCGCCCGAAGATATCGAAACCACCCTGAAAGCCATCGGCGGCACGAGCGTTCACCTGACGACCGCAGAGGGGCACCGGATGACGCTGAAAACGTGA
- a CDS encoding 5'-3' exonuclease H3TH domain-containing protein: protein MTARKRRQPAAKVGATPAQSKGNLRPTLIIDGDSFAHRSYHALPKTIRRTDGNGGNAILGFANFLLRLYNEERPRAVLVAWDTLTAPTYRHKALPAYQGGRRFDKALVEQLDRLPEFVAACGLANAKAPGFEADDFLAAAVRREERRGNTALVASGDRDTFQLASGKTTILYPAGAGVIHRIGPAEVRERYGVEPKQVPDFIALRGDPSDKIPGAPGVGAGSAAEILRKHGSLEAALKAGRFAAYKKELRLYRSIATMDASAPIPSLRNQKPTWAKAAALAREWGLQQLARRLEEAVF from the coding sequence ATGACAGCACGGAAACGACGACAACCCGCGGCCAAGGTCGGTGCGACGCCCGCTCAATCAAAAGGCAACTTGCGCCCGACGCTCATCATCGACGGCGATTCCTTCGCGCACCGTTCCTACCACGCGTTGCCCAAGACCATTCGCCGCACCGACGGCAATGGCGGCAATGCGATCCTCGGCTTTGCCAACTTCCTCCTGCGTCTCTACAATGAGGAACGACCGCGCGCGGTCCTGGTCGCATGGGACACACTTACCGCGCCGACCTACCGGCACAAGGCCTTGCCGGCTTACCAGGGCGGCCGTCGCTTTGACAAAGCGCTCGTCGAGCAACTTGACCGCTTGCCGGAATTCGTCGCGGCTTGCGGACTTGCCAATGCCAAGGCGCCCGGCTTCGAAGCCGACGATTTCCTTGCTGCCGCCGTGCGGCGGGAAGAACGACGCGGCAACACCGCGCTCGTGGCATCCGGCGACCGTGACACCTTCCAGCTTGCGTCAGGCAAGACAACCATTCTTTACCCGGCGGGAGCGGGTGTGATCCATCGCATCGGCCCGGCCGAAGTTCGCGAACGTTACGGGGTCGAGCCCAAGCAGGTTCCGGATTTCATTGCTCTGCGTGGCGATCCTTCCGACAAAATCCCCGGCGCTCCGGGCGTGGGGGCGGGAAGTGCTGCTGAAATCCTGCGCAAGCACGGGAGCCTGGAAGCAGCCCTCAAGGCAGGCCGTTTTGCCGCTTACAAGAAAGAGCTACGGCTTTATCGCTCCATTGCCACGATGGACGCTTCCGCGCCGATTCCATCCTTGCGGAATCAAAAGCCCACCTGGGCGAAAGCGGCTGCGCTTGCCCGGGAATGGGGCCTGCAGCAACTGGCCCGCAGGCTCGAAGAAGCAGTGTTCTAG
- a CDS encoding nitrous oxide reductase accessory protein NosL: MRTLALAGALLATLVFTGCGEKAAEAPPPPNALTADAIGRYCGMNVLEHAGPKGQIILASRTDPVWFSSARDAFSFTMLPEEPKDIRAIYVSDMAKAASWEEPGATNWVDARKAFFVIGSRMTGGMGAPEAVPFSDRSAAEKFVAENGGRVVTFTEMPRDYVLGAGSADGPPGQPAGAAEKPGHAH; the protein is encoded by the coding sequence ATGAGGACACTTGCTCTTGCTGGAGCGCTGTTGGCGACGCTTGTCTTCACCGGCTGCGGCGAGAAGGCCGCCGAGGCGCCGCCTCCGCCGAACGCGCTCACCGCCGACGCGATCGGGCGCTATTGCGGAATGAACGTCCTGGAGCATGCCGGTCCCAAGGGGCAGATCATCCTCGCGAGCCGAACCGATCCGGTGTGGTTCTCCTCCGCCCGCGACGCATTTTCTTTCACGATGCTGCCGGAGGAACCGAAGGACATCCGGGCGATTTACGTGTCCGACATGGCCAAGGCGGCGAGTTGGGAGGAGCCTGGCGCGACCAATTGGGTGGACGCGCGCAAAGCCTTCTTCGTGATCGGCAGTCGCATGACAGGCGGAATGGGAGCCCCTGAAGCAGTGCCGTTCTCGGATCGTAGTGCGGCCGAGAAATTCGTGGCCGAAAATGGCGGCCGCGTTGTCACCTTTACCGAAATGCCACGTGACTATGTGCTCGGCGCCGGGTCGGCCGACGGCCCGCCCGGACAACCGGCCGGAGCGGCGGAGAAACCTGGACATGCACACTGA
- a CDS encoding ABC transporter ATP-binding protein, whose protein sequence is MKATVELKRVTKRYGTIVAVRDVSFDLPAGETIALVGHNGAGKTTLLKLMLGLIHPSEGSIRVLGENPAHGEFEARRRLGYLPENVAFNAALTGREVLSFYARLKRERAGKALALLDRVGLGEASTRRVGTYSKGMRQRLGLAQALIGEPQLLLLDEPTTGLDPALRLSFYDIVQDLRDRGATVVLSSHALTEIEERADRVIIMNRGIMVANGSIDELRRVARLPARIRLTVTGADVHAARKWLEPVEGWRQVNGHMIELDATPDQKIGLLRRATEHGSPVTDVDVVPPTLDELYAHFLRAQEAAP, encoded by the coding sequence ATGAAGGCCACGGTCGAACTCAAGCGCGTGACCAAGCGATACGGAACGATCGTGGCCGTGCGCGACGTGTCTTTTGACCTGCCTGCAGGCGAGACGATCGCGCTCGTCGGCCACAATGGCGCCGGCAAGACAACGCTGCTCAAGCTGATGCTGGGCCTCATCCATCCGAGCGAAGGATCGATCCGCGTTCTGGGCGAGAACCCGGCGCATGGCGAGTTCGAGGCGCGGCGCCGGCTCGGCTATTTGCCCGAGAATGTCGCCTTCAACGCCGCGCTGACCGGCCGCGAGGTCCTGTCCTTTTATGCGCGCCTGAAGCGGGAGCGCGCCGGAAAGGCGCTCGCGCTGCTCGATCGCGTCGGTCTCGGCGAGGCGTCGACGCGGCGCGTCGGCACCTATTCCAAGGGCATGCGCCAGCGTCTCGGTCTCGCCCAGGCGTTGATCGGAGAGCCGCAGCTTCTGCTGCTCGACGAGCCGACCACGGGACTCGACCCGGCGCTGCGCCTGAGCTTCTACGACATCGTGCAGGACCTGCGGGATCGCGGCGCGACCGTGGTCCTGTCCTCGCACGCCCTCACCGAAATCGAGGAGCGTGCAGATCGCGTGATCATCATGAATCGCGGCATCATGGTCGCCAACGGTTCAATCGACGAGCTGCGGCGCGTCGCCCGTCTCCCGGCCAGGATCAGACTGACCGTCACCGGCGCAGACGTGCACGCCGCCCGCAAGTGGCTGGAGCCGGTCGAGGGCTGGCGACAGGTCAACGGCCACATGATCGAGCTCGACGCCACGCCGGATCAAAAGATTGGCTTGCTGCGGCGCGCGACCGAGCACGGCTCCCCGGTCACGGATGTCGACGTCGTGCCGCCGACCCTCGACGAACTCTACGCGCATTTCCTGCGCGCGCAGGAAGCGGCGCCATGA
- a CDS encoding 4Fe-4S binding protein — protein MAATLAAVLVVLQVEVACAAARLQEFLPKAQPSELVRDADRFGAPQGDPPLVPAYKGDQLVGYVYLNSDFTNSVGYSGKPIHILVGIDPKGVVTGLKLVGHSEPIVLVGIPERRVIEAINSLIGKDITPVAAGTERPPQVDIVSGATVTVLVMGDSVVRSAVRLIRSGRLGTASPTAPSAALPADKTVDLQQSEVRDWESLLGDGSVRRLHLTIGEVSDAFAKSGKTAAAQNPEAGEPGDTFIDLYVAPVSVPTIGRSLLGEEGYQRLVQRLKPNQQAIVVAGDGAYSFKGSGYVRGGIFDRIELIQGSASTRFRDRNHTRLGALAAAGAPDLREIALFVMPDDLTLDLTEPWQLQLLVQRSVGARDKAFLTFEVGYTLPDRYLVRREQPPATAAPPAPSAPATSPARPPLDDIEAPAGSLDEPLWLRMWRSNAVSIGITAVALLVLTAIFFFQNTLVRRPLVYTWVRRSYLVFTLVWLGWYANAQLSVVNVVTFTNSLITDFNWEFFLAAPLIFILWSAIAAGLLFWGRGPFCGWLCPFGALQELLNNLAQWLKIPQFRIPWGLHERLWPIKYIIFLGLFGLSLYSVALAEIFSEVEPFKTAIILKFVRDWPFVVYALTLLTAGLFVERFFCRYLCPLGAALAIPGRIRMFEWLKRWPECGSPCQRCANECPVQSIHPEGHINVNECIYCMHCQELYHDDQRCLHMVQLRLKREKRQAMSSSVLRGDKAGGPGAGEPIITHLGKPVLTPTTADTSMKDSS, from the coding sequence ATGGCGGCGACGCTTGCGGCCGTGCTGGTCGTGCTGCAGGTGGAGGTCGCATGTGCAGCGGCGCGTCTCCAGGAATTCCTGCCGAAGGCGCAGCCATCGGAGCTGGTCCGCGACGCAGATCGGTTCGGCGCGCCGCAAGGGGACCCTCCTCTGGTACCCGCCTATAAAGGCGATCAGCTCGTCGGCTATGTCTACCTGAACTCGGACTTCACGAACTCGGTCGGCTATTCAGGCAAGCCGATCCACATCCTGGTCGGCATCGATCCCAAGGGCGTCGTCACCGGACTCAAGCTCGTCGGTCATAGCGAGCCGATCGTGCTCGTCGGTATTCCCGAGCGTCGGGTGATCGAGGCCATCAACAGTCTCATCGGCAAGGACATCACGCCGGTTGCCGCCGGCACCGAGCGCCCACCGCAGGTCGATATCGTGAGCGGGGCGACCGTGACTGTGCTCGTCATGGGTGACAGCGTCGTGCGTTCAGCAGTCCGCCTCATCCGCAGCGGGCGCCTCGGTACGGCAAGTCCGACCGCCCCCTCTGCCGCCCTACCTGCCGACAAAACGGTCGACCTTCAACAAAGCGAGGTGCGGGACTGGGAGAGCCTTCTCGGCGACGGCTCGGTTCGGCGCCTGCATCTCACCATCGGCGAAGTCAGTGATGCTTTTGCAAAATCCGGCAAAACGGCAGCGGCCCAGAATCCGGAAGCCGGCGAGCCTGGCGACACGTTCATCGACCTTTACGTGGCGCCGGTGTCGGTCCCAACCATCGGCCGCAGTCTGCTCGGCGAGGAAGGCTATCAACGGCTTGTCCAGCGACTCAAGCCAAATCAGCAGGCGATCGTGGTTGCTGGCGACGGCGCATATTCCTTCAAGGGATCTGGATATGTCCGCGGGGGCATCTTCGACCGCATCGAGTTGATACAGGGAAGCGCCAGCACCCGATTCCGCGATCGAAACCACACGCGCCTTGGCGCGCTGGCCGCCGCCGGCGCGCCGGATCTGCGCGAGATCGCGCTGTTCGTGATGCCGGATGATCTTACTCTCGATCTGACCGAGCCCTGGCAACTGCAGCTTCTCGTCCAGCGCAGCGTCGGCGCACGCGACAAAGCATTCCTGACTTTCGAAGTCGGCTATACGCTTCCTGACCGCTACCTCGTGCGTCGCGAGCAGCCGCCAGCAACTGCAGCCCCGCCCGCGCCCTCCGCTCCGGCCACGAGTCCTGCACGGCCGCCGCTCGACGACATCGAGGCGCCTGCCGGCTCGCTCGATGAGCCATTGTGGCTGCGGATGTGGCGCTCCAATGCTGTTTCGATCGGAATCACTGCGGTCGCGCTGCTTGTCCTTACTGCGATCTTCTTCTTCCAGAACACGCTCGTGCGGCGTCCGCTGGTCTATACCTGGGTCCGCCGCTCCTATCTTGTCTTCACGCTGGTCTGGCTCGGTTGGTACGCCAACGCGCAACTGTCCGTCGTCAATGTCGTGACGTTCACGAATTCGCTGATCACGGATTTCAACTGGGAATTCTTCCTCGCCGCGCCACTGATCTTCATCCTCTGGAGCGCGATCGCGGCCGGCCTGCTGTTCTGGGGACGCGGCCCATTCTGCGGCTGGCTCTGTCCGTTCGGCGCCTTGCAGGAGCTCCTTAACAATCTCGCGCAGTGGCTCAAGATTCCCCAATTCCGGATTCCCTGGGGCCTGCACGAGCGGCTATGGCCGATCAAATACATCATCTTTCTCGGATTGTTCGGCCTTTCACTCTATTCTGTCGCGCTGGCGGAAATCTTCTCGGAGGTCGAGCCATTCAAGACGGCGATCATCCTCAAATTCGTGCGTGACTGGCCCTTCGTGGTGTACGCGCTCACGCTGCTGACGGCGGGACTGTTCGTCGAGCGATTCTTCTGCCGCTATCTCTGCCCGCTCGGTGCCGCGCTCGCTATTCCGGGCCGCATCCGCATGTTCGAATGGTTGAAGCGCTGGCCCGAATGCGGTTCGCCCTGCCAGCGCTGCGCCAACGAATGCCCCGTCCAGTCGATCCATCCCGAAGGACATATCAACGTCAACGAATGCATCTATTGCATGCATTGTCAGGAACTCTACCACGACGACCAGCGCTGCCTGCACATGGTCCAGCTCCGCCTCAAGCGCGAGAAGCGTCAGGCCATGTCGTCTTCCGTTTTGCGCGGGGACAAGGCCGGTGGCCCCGGCGCCGGCGAGCCGATCATCACACATCTGGGGAAACCGGTTCTGACACCGACCACGGCAGATACCTCAATGAAAGACTCATCTTGA
- the nosZ gene encoding TAT-dependent nitrous-oxide reductase, whose product MTDQDKKAGLSRRGMLGTTAAVAAAGATGVAGGFGLTRIDAVTPAQAQPRQQPPARPAAPLKYEVKPGELDEYYVFFSSGQSGEVRIMGLPSMRELMRIPVFNRCSATGWGQTNESLKVLTEGLTPEYRELLKDRGGIYMNGDLHHPHVSFTDGTYDGRYLYANDKSNTRVCRIRLDIMKCDKIIQLPNQSTVHGLRVQKYPKTGYVFCNGEDRVPIPNDGKILDDPKKYSSVFSAVDGETMKVAWQVIVDGNLDNVDADYQGKYCFSTCYNSEGGVTLAEMTAKEQDWVVIFNIKRIEEAVKKGDYKTIGGVPVFDGRNGSPYTRYVPVANNPHGMNTAPDGIHLVANGKLSPTVTVFDVRKFDDLFDDKIKPRDTVVAEPELGLGPLHTAYDGKGNAYTTLFLDSQICKWNIELAKRAYRGEKVDPVVQKLDVHYQPGHNHSSMGQTKEADGKWLLSLNKFSKDRFLNVGPLKPENDQLIDISGDRMVLVHDSPSFAEPHDATIVHRSKINPVHVWKRDDPFFADAVRQAKADGVTLESDSKVIRDGDKVRVYMTSVAPAFGLESFNVKQGDEVTVYVTNIDDVEDLTHGFCMVNYGINMEVAPQATASVTFRANKPGVYWYYCTWFCHAMHMEMQGRMLVEPRNV is encoded by the coding sequence ATGACGGACCAAGACAAGAAGGCTGGATTGAGTCGGCGCGGCATGCTCGGCACAACGGCTGCGGTCGCTGCGGCCGGCGCGACAGGCGTGGCCGGTGGCTTCGGCCTCACAAGAATTGATGCGGTCACGCCGGCTCAGGCGCAGCCCCGTCAGCAACCGCCGGCGCGCCCTGCGGCTCCCCTCAAATACGAGGTGAAACCCGGCGAGCTCGATGAATATTACGTGTTCTTCTCCAGTGGACAGTCCGGCGAGGTCCGGATCATGGGTCTGCCGTCCATGCGCGAATTGATGCGCATTCCGGTCTTTAACCGCTGCAGCGCCACCGGCTGGGGCCAGACCAACGAGAGCCTGAAAGTGCTGACCGAAGGTCTTACGCCCGAATACCGCGAACTCCTCAAGGACAGGGGCGGTATCTACATGAACGGCGACCTGCACCACCCGCACGTGTCATTCACTGACGGCACCTATGACGGGCGCTATCTTTACGCAAACGACAAGTCGAACACGCGCGTCTGCCGCATCCGCCTCGACATCATGAAGTGCGACAAGATCATCCAGCTGCCGAACCAGTCGACGGTGCACGGCCTGCGCGTGCAGAAATATCCGAAAACCGGCTACGTCTTCTGCAATGGCGAGGACCGGGTACCGATCCCGAACGACGGCAAGATTCTTGATGATCCCAAGAAATACTCAAGCGTCTTCAGCGCCGTCGATGGCGAGACGATGAAGGTCGCCTGGCAGGTCATCGTCGACGGCAATCTCGACAATGTTGACGCCGACTATCAGGGAAAATACTGCTTCTCGACCTGCTACAATTCCGAGGGCGGCGTGACCCTCGCCGAGATGACCGCGAAGGAGCAGGACTGGGTCGTCATCTTCAACATCAAGCGTATCGAAGAAGCCGTCAAGAAAGGCGACTACAAGACGATCGGCGGCGTGCCGGTGTTCGACGGGCGCAATGGGTCGCCATACACGCGCTATGTGCCGGTTGCGAATAACCCCCACGGGATGAATACGGCGCCAGACGGCATTCACTTGGTCGCCAACGGCAAGCTGTCACCGACGGTAACAGTATTCGATGTGCGCAAGTTCGACGATTTGTTCGACGACAAGATCAAGCCGCGTGATACCGTCGTGGCCGAGCCGGAATTGGGGCTGGGACCTCTCCACACCGCATATGACGGCAAGGGCAATGCCTACACAACTTTGTTCCTCGACAGCCAGATCTGCAAGTGGAACATCGAACTCGCCAAGCGGGCCTACAGGGGCGAAAAGGTTGATCCCGTCGTCCAGAAGCTCGACGTTCACTATCAGCCCGGCCACAACCACAGCTCCATGGGGCAGACCAAGGAGGCCGACGGCAAGTGGCTCCTGTCGCTGAACAAGTTCTCCAAGGACCGCTTCCTGAATGTTGGCCCGCTCAAGCCGGAGAACGATCAGCTCATCGACATATCGGGCGACCGGATGGTGCTCGTTCACGACAGTCCGAGCTTTGCAGAGCCGCATGATGCAACCATTGTCCACCGCTCGAAGATCAACCCGGTCCACGTCTGGAAGCGCGACGACCCCTTCTTCGCCGACGCCGTGCGACAGGCGAAGGCCGACGGCGTGACGCTGGAGAGCGACTCCAAGGTGATCCGCGACGGCGACAAGGTGCGCGTCTACATGACCTCCGTTGCGCCTGCATTCGGGCTGGAGAGCTTCAACGTCAAGCAGGGCGACGAGGTGACGGTCTACGTGACCAACATCGACGACGTCGAGGACCTCACCCACGGCTTCTGCATGGTGAATTACGGCATCAACATGGAGGTCGCGCCGCAGGCCACGGCATCGGTGACCTTCAGGGCCAACAAGCCGGGGGTCTACTGGTACTACTGCACATGGTTCTGCCATGCGATGCATATGGAGATGCAGGGCCGGATGCTGGTCGAGCCGCGCAACGTGTGA
- a CDS encoding ABC transporter permease subunit produces MRNILIIAGKEIQEGLRNRWVLATTLLLAALALTLTFLGNAPTGSVGVGALDVVIVSLSSLTIFLVPLIALLISHDAIVGDIERGTMLLLLSYPVGRWQVILGKFVGHLAILAFATVLGYGVAAIALVGTGEAIEAGSWTAFAMLIGSSILLGAVFIAVGYLVSVLVHQRGTAAGIAIGIWLVLVLVYDMALLALLVVDQGRTVSAGTLNALLLLNPTDVYRMFNLAGSTNVSMFSGMAGLADAMTLDASMLLAALTAWAVLPLALATFAFSRREL; encoded by the coding sequence ATGAGAAACATCCTCATCATTGCCGGTAAGGAAATCCAGGAGGGGCTGCGCAATCGCTGGGTCCTCGCCACCACGCTCCTGCTCGCGGCGCTCGCGCTGACGCTCACATTCCTTGGCAACGCGCCGACCGGCAGCGTCGGCGTCGGCGCACTCGACGTCGTGATCGTCAGCCTCTCGAGCCTGACGATCTTCCTCGTGCCTCTGATCGCGCTGCTGATCTCGCATGACGCGATTGTCGGCGACATCGAGCGCGGCACGATGCTCTTGCTGCTGAGCTACCCGGTGGGCCGCTGGCAGGTGATCCTCGGAAAATTCGTGGGCCACCTCGCGATCCTCGCTTTCGCAACAGTGCTCGGCTACGGCGTCGCCGCCATTGCCCTGGTCGGAACGGGAGAAGCCATCGAAGCCGGCAGCTGGACGGCATTCGCAATGCTGATCGGCTCGTCGATTCTGCTCGGCGCCGTGTTCATTGCGGTCGGCTATCTTGTCAGTGTGCTCGTGCATCAGCGCGGCACGGCGGCCGGCATCGCCATCGGGATTTGGCTGGTGCTCGTGCTGGTCTACGACATGGCGCTCCTCGCGCTGCTCGTTGTCGACCAGGGACGCACCGTGTCGGCGGGCACCCTCAACGCGCTGTTGCTGCTCAATCCGACCGACGTCTATCGCATGTTCAACCTTGCGGGCTCGACAAACGTCAGCATGTTCTCGGGCATGGCGGGCCTCGCCGATGCCATGACGCTCGATGCCTCGATGCTGCTCGCGGCGCTGACCGCATGGGCGGTGCTGCCGCTGGCGCTCGCCACGTTCGCGTTCTCGCGGAGGGAGCTATGA
- a CDS encoding nitrous oxide reductase family maturation protein NosD: MFTIAGVARLGSAAILAAGLAWPAAAERIAVPPGAADLQGLLDRARDGDVVVLQAGEHRGPLRITRKLVVEGEPGAMLIGRGQGSVVTVAAPEAVVRGLTIRGSGTDLEKMDAGVFIEKTARRSLVEGNRIEDNLYGVYIHGADGAVVQRNEIIGIRRGRMNDAGNGVSVWNAPGAKVLDNDIRFGRDGIFSVASRTNVFSGNRFRDLRFAVHYMYTNEGEVSDNVSIGNTVGYAVMFSHRLTIRGNVSDGDRDRGFLFNFANGSRIVGNVVRGRLQPAERWTRAGSHPEAREHRLGDREPGPAVTTGARPGPEKCVFVYNTNQNSFRDNWFEGCEIGIHFTAGSEGNEIVGNAFVNNRNQVKYVGTRYLDWSKGGRGNYWSDNPAFDLNGDGIADTAYRPNDLIDKVLWTAPQAKVLINSPAVQVIRWAQAQFPALLPGGVVDSRPLISPPAPPAARDGARP, from the coding sequence ATGTTCACTATTGCCGGCGTCGCGCGTTTGGGGTCGGCGGCAATACTCGCCGCCGGCCTCGCATGGCCAGCTGCTGCAGAACGGATTGCCGTGCCGCCGGGCGCAGCCGACCTGCAGGGTTTGCTCGACCGCGCGCGCGATGGCGACGTGGTGGTGCTCCAAGCCGGCGAGCATCGCGGCCCGCTGCGGATAACCCGCAAGCTCGTTGTCGAAGGCGAGCCGGGAGCGATGCTGATCGGACGCGGGCAAGGCAGCGTCGTCACGGTTGCGGCGCCTGAAGCCGTCGTGCGGGGCCTGACCATCCGCGGCTCCGGCACCGACCTGGAAAAGATGGACGCCGGCGTCTTCATCGAAAAGACGGCGCGAAGATCGCTCGTCGAAGGCAACAGGATCGAGGACAATCTCTACGGCGTTTACATCCACGGCGCCGACGGCGCCGTCGTCCAGCGCAACGAGATCATCGGCATTCGGCGCGGCCGCATGAACGACGCCGGCAACGGCGTGTCGGTCTGGAACGCGCCCGGCGCCAAGGTTCTGGACAACGACATCCGTTTCGGGCGCGACGGGATCTTCTCCGTCGCCAGCCGCACGAATGTGTTCAGCGGCAATCGATTCCGCGATCTGCGCTTCGCGGTCCACTACATGTACACCAACGAGGGGGAGGTCAGCGACAACGTCTCCATCGGCAACACCGTCGGTTACGCGGTCATGTTCTCGCACCGGCTGACGATCCGCGGCAACGTGTCGGACGGCGACCGGGATCGCGGCTTTCTGTTCAATTTCGCCAACGGTTCCCGGATCGTTGGCAACGTGGTGCGGGGACGCCTGCAGCCTGCGGAGCGCTGGACGCGCGCCGGATCGCATCCGGAGGCGCGCGAACACCGGCTCGGCGACCGCGAGCCGGGTCCGGCCGTCACGACAGGCGCGCGCCCCGGCCCGGAGAAATGCGTTTTCGTCTACAACACGAACCAGAACAGCTTCCGCGACAACTGGTTCGAGGGCTGCGAGATCGGCATTCACTTCACCGCCGGATCCGAAGGCAACGAGATCGTCGGCAACGCCTTCGTGAACAACCGCAACCAGGTGAAGTATGTCGGGACGCGTTATCTCGATTGGTCGAAAGGCGGCCGCGGCAATTATTGGAGCGACAATCCCGCATTCGATCTCAACGGTGACGGCATCGCCGACACCGCCTACCGGCCGAACGATCTGATCGACAAGGTGCTGTGGACGGCGCCGCAAGCCAAGGTTCTGATCAACAGCCCGGCCGTTCAAGTCATCCGCTGGGCGCAGGCGCAATTCCCGGCGCTGCTGCCGGGCGGCGTGGTCGACAGCCGCCCCCTGATCTCGCCGCCGGCGCCGCCGGCCGCGCGCGACGGAGCGCGGCCATGA